The genomic window GCGTGACCGCCGGTCCGGCGAAGCCGGATTCCCGTGCGCAGCCAGTGCCGCGGGTGAGCGGCAGCGAACCGAAGTTCGAATCTTCTCGCCCCGACCACTTAGATCAAAAGGGGAGCAACCATCCGGTGGCTCCCCTTTTCGTCGGGGGGAAAAATTCGGACTTCCGACATCCCAATATTTATCGGCCAATTGACGAAACCATCCTCTAAACTCTTGGCCATGGAAACCGTTTTCAAGGTCTGGCTCCTCGACGAGCGTAGCCACGTGAACTGGAAGAAGGGGCTGCCGGAGCCCCACTGCCATCCCCACCACCAGGTCATCCTCATCCTCAGGGGATCCGGCACCCACCTGGTGGACGGGGTGGAAACCCGGATCCTCGGACCCTGGGTGATGCTGGTCGCCAAGGGGAAGAAGCACTTCTACATGCCCGACGCCCAGGACGAAGGCTGGATGATCGACTTCGGCGAGGAGTTCCTGGACCAGGACGCCTCCTGGGTGTTCTCCGACTTCCTCGCCTCGCCCAACCTGCCCCTGCCGGGGGACGCCCTCAGCCGCCAGATCGGGACCCTGGCGCGGCTCATGTGGAACATCTCGAAGTCCGGGACCGCCGAATCGCGGCCTGTGCTGCGCCATCTGATGTCGGCATTCCTGCACCTCCTCCAGCCGCGCATCCACGCGCAGGCCACGCAGACCCAGGCCCACCTCACCGGCGAGTTCAAGCTCTTCCACGCGTTCCTGCAGGAACTGGACGGGCACTACCGGACCGGGAAGGAGGTGGGGTTCTACGCCCAGCGCCTGCGCTGCACCCCCAGGCGGCTCAATGCGGCCTGCAGGCTGGTGCTGGGCAAGACGCCGCAGCTCATCGTCATCGAGCGCTGCATGCTGGAGGCCAAGCGCCTTCTGGTCCACTCGGACCTGAGCATCCAGCAGATCGCCGCGGAACTGGGCTGGGAGGACCAGTCCAACTTCACGAAGACCTTCCGCAAGGCCACCGGCGAAACCCCCACCAGCTTCCGGAAGGCGCGCAGCCTGGCCCGGGACGGCAACCCCGGCAAGGACTGACAGGGGTCTTCCCTTTCGCGCGACCGCCCCATGCGGGACGGTCCAGTCCGGAATCTACCAATATTGGGCGTCTGGGTACCAAGAAAAAAAGATCGAATGGATTTACGCTTGCCTAGTCCCGAGAAATTAAGGACCCGTAGGTAGTCAACTCAACCACTCTCACAACTGCTGCCAATAGGCAACTAACCGGAGGCCTGTCTTGAAATCCAAGTCCCTTCTCTTCGCCTTGGCCGGCGCCTGCGCGCTGCCTTTCCAGGCTTCCGCGCAGGCCAGCGAGGTCCAGATCTATGGCACCTTCCTGCCCCTGCTGGACCAGATCAAGACCAGCGGGGCCACCGCGCCCGGCCTTTCCCCCGCCACCGGCGGCGCCACCCAGGTCGCGGCCACGGCCTACACCGGCGACCTGGGCAACGTGCCCGGGCGCAACCGCCTCACCTCGGGCACCTCCAACCTGGGCTTCAGGGGCAGCTACCGCATCAGCGGTGACCTGAAGGTCATCTGGCAGATCGAAAGCGCCGTCAGCCCCGACGGGGATGCCCCCAACAGCCTGACCAGCCGCAACAGCTGCCTGGGCCTGGAGGGCAACTGGGGCCGCGTGTTCTTCGGCAACTGGGACACTCCCTACAAGGCCCCCCTCCTGTTCGTGGGCCCCCTGCGCGGCCTGAACCCCTTCGACAACGCCCTGACGGCGAACCCCGGCTTCAACGTGCCCGGGACCACCACCCAGGGCGGCCGGGTGAACACCGCGGCCGACGCGGCCTTCAACCGCCGCCAGGGCAACAGCGTCCAGTACTGGACCCCTGACATGAACGGGTTCTCCGGGCGGATCGCCTATTCCGTGAACGAGGGCAAGTCGGCGGCCACCGCCACGGCCCCTTCGGTGAGCCCGGACCTGTGGTCGGCCTCGCTGAGCTACAGGAAGGGCGCCTTCAACGTCACCTACGGCTTCGAGGAGCACAAGAACTACTTCGGCCTGGCCCAGATGGGCGGCAGCGCGGGCGCGACGGCCACCAACGCCGGTTCCAAGGACGTGGGCCACGAGCTGGTGGCGGCCTACGCCTTCAGCACGGGCACCAAGGTCTCCGCCATCGTCGAGCGCCTCACCTACGACACGGACGAGACCGTGACCGGCAAGGTGGACCACTACCAGCGCGATGCCTGGTACCTCCTGGTCCAGCAGCGCTGGGGCATGAACCAGGTGTTCGGATCCTACGGCAAGGCCGGGGCGGGCAGCGTCACCGTCCGGGGCGGCGGCCCCGCCACCACCAACGGCCTGGGCGGCACCCAGTGGAGCGTGGGCTACGTCCGCAGCCTCGCCAAGACGGTCGACCTCTATGCCTCCGCCTACGGCATGAACAACGAGCGCTCCGCCAGCTACGCCCTGTTCCCCCCCGTGGGGAAGGTGGCTCCCGGCGCCTCCACCACCGGCTTCGGCGTCGGCATCCTCTACACCTTCTAGTTCGAACCCCCGGAGGAGCGTCCCATGGGCAATCTTGGAATCACGGAAATCCTTCTGATCGGGGGAGGCCTGCTGCTCCTCTTCGGGCCCTCGCGCCTCCCTGAGCTGGGGAAGTCCCTGGGCAAGAGCATCCAGGAATTCAAGAAGGCCGGCCGGGAACTCTCGGCGCCCGCCGGCGGCCTGGACGCGTCCAGGGAGAAGGCCAGGTAGGCAACGCATCGATGGGGCGGCCTTCCGGGGCCGTCCCTTCGCTCCATCCATGAATCCATCCACTCAGGAGGTATGAGACATGAGTCAGGACCACCTCAAGGAAGACAAGGAACCCGATCCCTATACGCAGCAGGTGCTCGAGAGCGGCCTGTCACGGCGCAGTTTCCTGGCCCGCGCTGCGGGCGGTGCGGCCGCGGCCGGCCTTTTCGGGCTGTCGGGCGCCCCGGCCCTGGCGGCCGGGGCCCGGGCGGCCAAGACCCCGAACCCGGGCCCGGACGCGGCCTTCGGCAAGAGCGCCGACGGCGGCGCCACCCTGTCCTTCCTCCCCAAGCCGAGGCCCATCCACGACCGGGAGATCAAGCGGACCCTGACCTTCGACGTGGTTGTGGTCGGCGCTGGCGCCTCCGGGGTTCCCGCGGCGCTCTCCGCCGCCGAGAACGGGGCCAAGGTCGCCGTGATCCAGAAGGCCCCCTTCGCCCTGTCCCAGGGCAATACCGGGGCCGGCGTCGACCTGGCCACGAGCGAGAAGGCCGGCGTTGAGGCCCTGGTGGCGCGGCTCATCGCCGACAGCAACCACCGCTGCAATCCCAAGCTCGTTCGGCAGTGGGCCTACCACTCCGGCGAAGCGGTCAAGTGGGTCGTCGACCGCGCCCGCCAGGGCGGGTCCCCGGTGGTGGACCAGGGAAGCGGCGCCCAGCGCGCAATCCTGAAGGTCAACGGCTACGGCATGGGGTACGTGACGTCCTTCTTCGGACCCAAGCCCTACACCACGGGCGACGGCATGCGCGCCCTCGCGAAGACCGCCGAGAAGGCGGGCGTCCGGTTCTTCTACAACATGCCGGCCGTCCAGCTGGTCCAGAACAAGGCGGGCGAAATCCTGGGCGTGATCGCCAAGGACCCCGACGGGCAGTACGTCAAGTTCCTCGCCACCAAGGGCGTGATCCTGGCCACGGGCGACTACCAGAACAACAAGGCCATGTCCGACTACTTCATCCCGGACGTGAAGCACCTGGGGCGCAAGCAGCTGGACAGGAACGGCGATGGTTTCGTCCTGGCCTACTGGGCGGGCGGGGTCTTCGAGCCCATCGGCCACACCAAGATGCTCCACGACTTCGACGCCGGCCCGGCCTCCATGTGCGACATGCCCTTCCTGGCCGTGGACCGCAAGGGCCGCCGGTTCGTGAACGAGACCGTGGAGATGTCGCTCATGAACAACTACCTGAAGGACCCGGGGAACGCCGGCCACTACTCCCAGATCTTCGACGCGGACTACATGACCCAGGCCGCGAAATGGCCCGGCAAGCTGGTCCCCCCCGAAGGCCTGAAGCACTACATGCCCGATGATCCCGGCGCCAAGAAGGGCGTGTTCGCCTCCCAGGTGAACACCCACGTGGCCGACACGATCGAGGACCTGGCGCGCAAGATCGAGGCGGACCCCGCGACGCTGGCGGCCACCGTCAAGCGCTACAACGAGCTGGTCGCCTCGGGCAAGGACAGCGATTTCGGCAAGCCCTCCGACCGCCTCGTCCCCGTTCTCAAGGCCCCCTTCTACGGCATCCACCGCCGTGTCCGCCTCTCGGCCATCTGCTCCGGCATGCTGGTGGACGAGAACCACCAGGCCCTGGACGCCGACGGCAGGCCCATCAAGGGCCTGTTCCTGGTGGGCAACCTCGGGGGCGGGTTCTACGGGGGCGTGGATTATCCGCTCACCGTCTTCGGACTGTCGCTGGGCCGTTGCTACACCTTCGGGTACCTCACCGGAAGGCACGTCGCGAAGCTCTAGG from Geothrix sp. 21YS21S-2 includes these protein-coding regions:
- a CDS encoding helix-turn-helix transcriptional regulator, whose protein sequence is METVFKVWLLDERSHVNWKKGLPEPHCHPHHQVILILRGSGTHLVDGVETRILGPWVMLVAKGKKHFYMPDAQDEGWMIDFGEEFLDQDASWVFSDFLASPNLPLPGDALSRQIGTLARLMWNISKSGTAESRPVLRHLMSAFLHLLQPRIHAQATQTQAHLTGEFKLFHAFLQELDGHYRTGKEVGFYAQRLRCTPRRLNAACRLVLGKTPQLIVIERCMLEAKRLLVHSDLSIQQIAAELGWEDQSNFTKTFRKATGETPTSFRKARSLARDGNPGKD
- a CDS encoding porin: MKSKSLLFALAGACALPFQASAQASEVQIYGTFLPLLDQIKTSGATAPGLSPATGGATQVAATAYTGDLGNVPGRNRLTSGTSNLGFRGSYRISGDLKVIWQIESAVSPDGDAPNSLTSRNSCLGLEGNWGRVFFGNWDTPYKAPLLFVGPLRGLNPFDNALTANPGFNVPGTTTQGGRVNTAADAAFNRRQGNSVQYWTPDMNGFSGRIAYSVNEGKSAATATAPSVSPDLWSASLSYRKGAFNVTYGFEEHKNYFGLAQMGGSAGATATNAGSKDVGHELVAAYAFSTGTKVSAIVERLTYDTDETVTGKVDHYQRDAWYLLVQQRWGMNQVFGSYGKAGAGSVTVRGGGPATTNGLGGTQWSVGYVRSLAKTVDLYASAYGMNNERSASYALFPPVGKVAPGASTTGFGVGILYTF
- the tatA gene encoding twin-arginine translocase TatA/TatE family subunit, coding for MGNLGITEILLIGGGLLLLFGPSRLPELGKSLGKSIQEFKKAGRELSAPAGGLDASREKAR
- a CDS encoding FAD-dependent oxidoreductase: MSQDHLKEDKEPDPYTQQVLESGLSRRSFLARAAGGAAAAGLFGLSGAPALAAGARAAKTPNPGPDAAFGKSADGGATLSFLPKPRPIHDREIKRTLTFDVVVVGAGASGVPAALSAAENGAKVAVIQKAPFALSQGNTGAGVDLATSEKAGVEALVARLIADSNHRCNPKLVRQWAYHSGEAVKWVVDRARQGGSPVVDQGSGAQRAILKVNGYGMGYVTSFFGPKPYTTGDGMRALAKTAEKAGVRFFYNMPAVQLVQNKAGEILGVIAKDPDGQYVKFLATKGVILATGDYQNNKAMSDYFIPDVKHLGRKQLDRNGDGFVLAYWAGGVFEPIGHTKMLHDFDAGPASMCDMPFLAVDRKGRRFVNETVEMSLMNNYLKDPGNAGHYSQIFDADYMTQAAKWPGKLVPPEGLKHYMPDDPGAKKGVFASQVNTHVADTIEDLARKIEADPATLAATVKRYNELVASGKDSDFGKPSDRLVPVLKAPFYGIHRRVRLSAICSGMLVDENHQALDADGRPIKGLFLVGNLGGGFYGGVDYPLTVFGLSLGRCYTFGYLTGRHVAKL